A stretch of the Nicotiana tabacum cultivar K326 chromosome 6, ASM71507v2, whole genome shotgun sequence genome encodes the following:
- the LOC107805859 gene encoding zinc finger CCCH domain-containing protein 25, with product MNPLTLVKRIQNINAKEASLGISDEASWHAKYKDSAYIFVGGIPFDLTEGDLLAVFAQYGEVVDVNLVRDKGTGKSKGFAFLAYEDQRSTTLAVDNLNGAQILGRIIRVDHVTNYKKKEEEDEETERKKREERGVCRAFQKGECNRGAACKFSHDEQRAANTGWGADEDRQSKRWSHDGFEDSKKDKKFGQSSRPPRPDHQEKVKVDEDPRNSKSRISDVERHYEQRDLTARDHYKRDIEQHRSELKGKDGNYKDLDRSHVERRSRRYDDVGNSGEDTERKSRKHDDVPTSKEYDDRRDERRQKRYESEKKDNRDRDKRARIHRDGRDEEDWSQRSRR from the exons ATGAATCCGTTGACGCTAGTGAAGCGTATTCAGAATATTAATGCAAAAGAAGCATCTTTGGGGATCTCAGATGAAGCATCCTGGCATGCCAAATACAAAGACTCAGCTTACATATTCGTTGGCGGCATACCTTTTGACCTCACTGAAGGAGATCTCCTTGCCGTTTTTGCTCA GTATGGAGAGGTTGTTGATGTTAATCTTGTCCGAGATAAAGGTACAGGAAAGTCAAAAGGTTTTGCCTTTCTTGCGTATGAGGATCAAAGGAGCACAACTCTTGCCGTGG ATAACTTAAATGGTGCACAGATCTTGGGGAGAATAATCAGAGTAGACCACGTTACCAattacaaaaagaaagaagaagaggatGAAGAGACAGAGAGGAAAAAGAGGGAGGAGAGAGGAGTCTGCCGTGCTTTCCAGAAGGGTGAATGCAACCGAGGAGCTGCATGCAAATTCTCTCACGATGAGCAG AGAGCTGCAAACACAGGCTGGGGTGCTGATGAAGATCGACAATCTAAGAGATGGTCGCATGACGGGTTTGAGGATTCTAAGAAGGATAAGAAATTTGGGCAATCGAGTCGGCCTCCACGACCTGATCACCAGGAAAAGGTCAAAGTCGATGAAGATCCAAGAAATTCTAAATCAAGAATCAGTGATGTAGAAAGGCACTACGAGCAGAGAGATTTGACTGCAAGAGATCATTATAAGAGAGATATCGAGCAGCACAGGTCAGAACTAAAAGGAAAGGATGGTAATTACAAAGATCTGGATAGGTCACATGTGGAGAGAAGATCTAGGAGGTATGATGATGTAGGGAATTCAGGGGAAGATACTGAgagaaaatcaagaaagcatgATGATGTACCGACTTCAAAGGAATATGATGATAGGAGGGATGAAAGAAGACAAAAAAGATATGAATCTGAAAAAAAAGATAACAGGGACCGGGACAAACGAGCTCGCATCCACCGTGATGGAAGGGATGAAGAAGATTGGAGCCAAAGATCACGTAGATAA